CTTCCGGTCTCTCGTAACGACGCGCAAGTATACCGGTTTTTCGGACGATCTCTTCTTCGCTAATGCCAAATCGTAATGCGATTTCTGCATTCGTCACCACTCTATCCGGAATGTTAACTCCAATCCCAAGGATTCCAACTTGAGCCATATCACCACTCCCCCTCTGTAGTGTTATGACAATTATATCTCTCAATCTCTGTAATTGTAATTTATAGTCATACTTGGATCGTTGTCTGGGCTGTTGGATTCGGTACTCGCAATTCACAGCGCTACACATTTTTGCATGAGGAATTGATAAAACGCCCCGCTCGAGGCACCGCCATTGAACTGGGGGTCATTTGCAATGTCCTGTGAACACACTCATCCTGTCAGCCATTCCTATGTTGACGATATTGACCCCTTCTTGTTCAATGATGCGTGCCATTACTTATACTGCCGATTGAATATATCCCCTTCTGAAACATCCTCTACCATCGGTTCTGGCCATGTGGTCCTGTAATAAATTGCAAAAGACCTGAGATGAAAATGCGTTGGTCACGTCTAATTAAGTAAGAGGGTGAGGAGGCGGTGATGACGAGATGAAGGATCAACTCAGCACAAGAGAGGCAATTCGTTCATTGTACGAATTGTATTCGAACGATATATACCGGTACGCCGGGATAACACTTGACGATTCTTCCGAAGCGTACGACGTTGTTCAAGAGGTGTTTCTGCGTGCGTATCGCTCCTGGAATTCTTATCGGCAACAAGCGTATGCAAAGACCTGGTTAATGAGCATAGCACGAAACTATATGATTGACCTTCATCGAAAACATCAAGCCCACGCTAAGAACCTTTCAGCATCTGAATTGACGGATGATGTAGCTGATAGGTCACCATCGATGTATTTAATTCCCATCGTTCAAAACGGTTTACAGCAATTGAAAGTCGAGTATCGTGAAGCGATTATTTTACGTTTCATGGAGAACTTATCCGTAGCTGAAACAGCAGCGGTTCTTGGGTGGTCAGAAAATAAGGTTCGCAATGCAACGCATCGGGGGCTGCAAAAATTGAGAGAAGTTCTTAGGGAGGTGAACGGTCAAGATGAAATCTGAACAGGAAACGATTGAAACCTTATCAGCAGCTGCGGCAGCAGAAGATTTAAAGATGACTCACAGTAAACAACAAGAAATCTGGAACGCCCTTGAAGTGGAAATGGACCGAAAAAGACCACAACACACGAGACGCCACAATCGAAACAGCTTGCTGGGTACAAGCGCCGCTATACTGGCTGCATTAGTCATTGTTATTGGAGGAATTTACTTTTTTCAAAACCGAGTGCCACACAGCGTAAACAAGATTTCACATCCAACGACCGCAGCAAACACACCTAAGAATCCATTCATTACCCAAATCCCGAATGTGAAGTATAACCTGATGCCGACACTCAATAAAGTTGAGTTTCATTACACCTTACCATCATGGTTGCCATATACACCAGCTATGGTCGCTAGCAACGGAATGGGCGCAACGCCAGATTCCACACAATACGCGGCTTTTATGGTCGACTTTTTCAGCACGGTTCAATCAGGGGAGCAGATGGACGTAAATATCCAAGAAGAGTCAACGCCAACAAACCCACTCACCAAGTCTCAGGGTACACAGGTATATTTGAATAACAATGTGATAGCTGACTTCAATCCAAAAGGTCCAAACGGCACAACACTGTCATGGTATGCGAAGGGTATCGTGTACACTCTCTCCGCAGCAAAAATCGACACCAAGGCGAAGACATCGATGCCCGGATTAGACGAAGCTACGTTGCTCAAAATTGCCAATTCATTCAAGTAGTCTTGATAAATTTTTGCGGAATCATTCCCTGGCATTGCCCATGGCAGTGCCACGGATGCTCATTCTGACGCCATCATCAAACGATCCATCTTCATTTTGCCGACCAATCTTCATTTTGCCGACCAATGATGAAAGAAATCGCCTGACCGATAAAATGGGCATCTTCTTTAATTCCGAGTTGCTCACTTTGTTCCAGTCGATAACAAGTAGCATCAAGAGAGCTGGATTATTGTCCCCAAAACAGGGACAAACCACCATCTTCCCTTTGTGCTCCCTTTAACTCTTGCACTGTTTCTTCAACCCACATGTCAGTTTGAACCAACACATTCAACCGAGCTTGCTCCACTTTGTTGCCATGGTTCCGTACAAACTGAATCGCCGACTCGATATCGCTCATAACCACCGCACCCCTTGTCCCATTTCGAATGTTCATGATTTTCTCATTCAACCTGTCCAGCCAAGTACATCTCAGTGCTGGGCTTGGGCGCTCTTCAACACCTTTCGCGCAGCTATCTTACACGGGGTAGACAGACCCGCGTTACAATGAAGAAAACCGACGAGAACGGAGGACAACCATAGGCGATGGTCGGAAGTTCGGCAATTGTTTCCAG
The Alicyclobacillus curvatus genome window above contains:
- a CDS encoding RNA polymerase sigma factor, coding for MKDQLSTREAIRSLYELYSNDIYRYAGITLDDSSEAYDVVQEVFLRAYRSWNSYRQQAYAKTWLMSIARNYMIDLHRKHQAHAKNLSASELTDDVADRSPSMYLIPIVQNGLQQLKVEYREAIILRFMENLSVAETAAVLGWSENKVRNATHRGLQKLREVLREVNGQDEI